From Cecembia calidifontis, one genomic window encodes:
- a CDS encoding MutS-related protein gives MKLAEDLYPLPVKLHKIKKKAAITAIFRLMVFILLLGFLILGLSENKLYLLAVPVWGIIFIGLIKVFNQLKDLEAFILEVQDMEVEEKKRQARELGSFDPGEEFLDKGHPFCNDLDLFGQHSLFQLINHTVSKTGRKLLAQNLKKQMDPEMAKIQFASVEELKNKTELIRNFEAVGRAFLKKEKDKGQFYSWLQQPESWHKAYFILMIIGPLGGMGIILASLMGLVASGWLGLWILLGTVFLSLVFKDLKKASGIWPNDGDIKTFRIWSQLLEKEKFDESGLKHIHHHFEDGQFSKGLRSLEQISLLVQNRMNFVYLIFNLLFWLDFFVLWQLNRWKNSYGTDLSEMEKIFDHWQVLVSLSAFSREMQLEGQVLWTENDLIRCKSIQHPLLKPSLAVGNDFFLDEKIKTVLLTGSNMSGKTTFMRTLGINLVMVNLGLRPMAAKMEVGNFSLYTSMRNTDNLGESVSSFYAELSRIRKILEAVEKKETVFYLMDEILKGTNTRDRIQGSEALIRQLAKGNARGIISTHDIELSELEKTLPYLTNYSFHSEIHENEIQFDYKLKEGSCPSFNAHKLMELMGIKFE, from the coding sequence ATGAAATTAGCTGAAGACCTCTATCCATTGCCTGTAAAACTTCATAAAATAAAAAAGAAAGCTGCCATTACCGCAATTTTCCGCTTAATGGTGTTCATCCTCCTATTGGGTTTTCTGATTTTGGGGCTTTCAGAAAACAAGCTTTACCTACTTGCTGTGCCAGTTTGGGGGATAATTTTTATTGGTTTGATTAAGGTTTTCAATCAACTGAAAGATTTGGAGGCCTTCATTTTAGAGGTTCAGGACATGGAAGTTGAGGAAAAAAAACGCCAAGCCAGGGAATTGGGGAGTTTCGATCCGGGAGAGGAGTTTTTGGATAAAGGACATCCTTTTTGCAATGATCTGGATTTATTTGGTCAGCATTCCTTATTCCAACTGATCAACCATACCGTATCCAAAACAGGAAGAAAGCTACTCGCCCAAAACCTGAAAAAACAAATGGATCCGGAAATGGCAAAAATCCAATTTGCTTCAGTGGAGGAACTGAAAAACAAAACAGAACTGATACGGAATTTTGAAGCAGTAGGCAGGGCATTTCTCAAAAAAGAGAAGGACAAGGGCCAATTTTATTCCTGGTTACAACAACCCGAATCTTGGCATAAAGCTTATTTTATTCTGATGATCATTGGGCCATTGGGGGGAATGGGCATAATATTGGCCAGTTTGATGGGATTGGTTGCGTCAGGTTGGCTGGGGCTTTGGATATTATTAGGAACAGTATTCCTGTCCTTGGTTTTTAAAGATTTGAAAAAAGCTTCGGGCATTTGGCCCAATGATGGGGATATCAAAACTTTCCGGATCTGGTCCCAATTATTAGAAAAGGAGAAGTTTGATGAATCCGGATTAAAACATATTCATCACCATTTTGAGGATGGGCAATTTTCAAAGGGACTCCGCTCTTTGGAGCAAATTTCCCTTCTTGTACAAAACAGGATGAATTTTGTGTATTTAATTTTCAACCTGCTGTTCTGGTTGGATTTTTTTGTTTTGTGGCAGCTTAACAGATGGAAGAATTCCTATGGTACTGACCTTTCAGAAATGGAGAAAATATTTGACCATTGGCAGGTATTGGTCTCGCTGTCGGCTTTTTCGCGGGAAATGCAGCTCGAGGGCCAGGTCTTATGGACTGAAAATGACCTGATCCGGTGTAAGTCAATCCAACATCCATTGTTGAAACCATCGCTGGCAGTAGGCAATGATTTTTTTCTGGATGAAAAAATAAAAACCGTATTGCTGACTGGATCGAACATGTCAGGAAAAACCACCTTCATGCGAACCCTTGGTATCAATTTGGTGATGGTAAACCTAGGCCTTAGGCCGATGGCGGCAAAAATGGAAGTTGGTAATTTTTCCCTTTACACTTCTATGAGGAATACTGACAACCTAGGTGAAAGTGTGAGTTCTTTCTATGCAGAACTTTCCAGAATCCGAAAAATCCTGGAGGCAGTGGAAAAAAAGGAAACTGTATTTTATCTGATGGACGAAATCCTGAAAGGAACCAACACGAGAGACAGAATACAGGGAAGTGAGGCATTGATCCGGCAACTTGCAAAAGGTAATGCAAGGGGAATCATTTCCACCCATGACATAGAATTGAGCGAACTTGAGAAAACCTTGCCCTATTTGACCAATTACAGTTTCCACAGCGAAATCCATGAAAATGAAATACAATTTGACTACAAACTGAAAGAAGGTTCATGCCCCAGTTTTAATGCCCACAAACTCATGGAGCTGATGGGAATTAAATTTGAATAA
- a CDS encoding lmo0937 family membrane protein translates to MSSLLYLIAIVLIIGWFFGFFVYSLSGLIHILLVLAVISILLRLIGGRAV, encoded by the coding sequence ATGAGCTCTCTATTGTATTTAATCGCCATTGTCTTGATTATAGGTTGGTTCTTTGGATTCTTTGTTTACAGTCTAAGTGGCCTGATCCATATTTTGTTGGTTTTAGCCGTTATTTCTATCCTTCTCAGATTGATAGGGGGCAGAGCTGTATAA
- a CDS encoding 5-(carboxyamino)imidazole ribonucleotide synthase produces MQKNYQQKTLGILGGGQLGRMVIQSAINYNIDIHILDPDSNAPCKTICQKFVQGSLTDFDTVYAFGRECDVITIEIENVNTDALAKLAKEGKEVYPQPHLIKLIQDKRSQKSFYEERGIPTAEFILTENKEDVHLQVDFLPAVNKLGREGYDGRGVQILKSKEELHKAFDAPGLLEKLIDFEKEISVIVARNKQGEVITYPSVECSFHPTANLVEFLFAPAEISPELEQKAQEIAKKVILELDLIGILAVEMFVTKEGEILVNEIAPRPHNSGHHTIEANFTSQFEQHLRAVLDMPLGNTDLRCPAAMVNLLGEDGYSGEAFVEGLDEAIRQKGVYIHLYGKKLTKPFRKMGHVTLLDENVEQLKQRAKEIKEIIKIKA; encoded by the coding sequence GTGCAGAAAAATTACCAGCAAAAAACTTTGGGCATCCTGGGGGGTGGTCAACTTGGCCGGATGGTCATTCAGTCTGCCATCAATTATAATATTGACATCCATATCCTAGACCCGGATTCCAACGCCCCTTGTAAAACCATCTGTCAAAAATTCGTTCAGGGAAGCCTGACTGATTTTGATACAGTCTATGCATTTGGAAGGGAATGCGATGTGATCACCATCGAAATAGAAAATGTGAATACCGATGCCTTGGCAAAACTTGCCAAAGAAGGCAAGGAGGTTTATCCCCAGCCCCATTTGATCAAACTGATACAGGACAAAAGATCGCAAAAATCTTTTTACGAAGAGAGGGGCATTCCCACAGCTGAATTTATACTGACAGAAAACAAAGAGGACGTTCACCTTCAGGTAGATTTCCTCCCTGCTGTCAATAAATTAGGCAGAGAAGGATATGATGGTCGTGGGGTACAGATTCTCAAAAGCAAAGAAGAACTGCATAAGGCCTTTGATGCACCAGGCCTTTTGGAAAAACTCATCGATTTTGAAAAAGAAATTTCGGTAATTGTTGCCCGGAATAAGCAAGGAGAGGTTATTACCTATCCGTCCGTGGAATGTTCTTTTCATCCTACGGCCAATCTCGTAGAATTTCTTTTTGCTCCTGCGGAAATATCTCCCGAACTGGAACAAAAAGCCCAAGAAATTGCCAAAAAGGTAATTTTGGAATTGGATCTGATAGGCATATTGGCTGTAGAAATGTTTGTCACCAAAGAAGGGGAAATCCTCGTCAATGAGATTGCCCCGAGGCCCCATAATTCAGGACATCATACCATTGAAGCCAATTTCACTTCCCAGTTTGAACAGCATCTCCGTGCCGTATTGGATATGCCATTGGGCAATACAGATTTAAGATGTCCTGCCGCCATGGTCAATTTACTAGGTGAGGACGGGTACAGTGGAGAAGCCTTTGTCGAAGGTTTAGATGAGGCCATCCGCCAAAAAGGCGTTTATATTCACCTATATGGAAAGAAATTGACCAAGCCCTTTAGAAAAATGGGGCATGTGACACTTTTGGATGAAAACGTAGAACAGCTCAAACAAAGGGCCAAAGAAATTAAAGAAATTATCAAAATAAAAGCCTGA
- the purE gene encoding 5-(carboxyamino)imidazole ribonucleotide mutase: protein MSVQVGIIMGSQSDLPVMSEAALALEELGVKYELTVVSAHRTPERMVDYAKSARERGLKVIIAGAGGAAHLPGMVASMTSLPVIGVPIKSSNSIDGWDSVLSILQMPGGIPVATVALNGAKNAGILAASIVGAYDEQVGKNLDNYKKSLKEKVEEDAKKIETKGWRSALKK from the coding sequence ATGAGTGTACAAGTAGGAATCATCATGGGAAGTCAGTCAGACTTACCTGTGATGTCAGAAGCCGCCTTGGCTTTGGAGGAATTGGGGGTTAAATATGAATTGACAGTAGTATCTGCCCATAGGACACCGGAACGCATGGTAGACTATGCCAAATCGGCCAGGGAAAGAGGTCTAAAGGTGATCATTGCCGGAGCAGGAGGAGCGGCCCATTTACCAGGCATGGTTGCTTCGATGACCTCATTGCCCGTCATTGGTGTACCTATCAAATCCTCCAATTCAATTGATGGATGGGACAGTGTGCTGTCCATTCTTCAGATGCCAGGAGGAATACCGGTGGCCACTGTCGCCTTGAATGGCGCCAAAAATGCAGGTATACTTGCGGCTTCCATCGTAGGAGCTTATGATGAGCAGGTTGGCAAAAATCTGGACAATTATAAAAAGTCCCTGAAAGAAAAAGTTGAGGAAGATGCCAAAAAAATTGAAACAAAAGGTTGGAGAAGCGCGTTAAAAAAATAG
- a CDS encoding DUF3127 domain-containing protein, translating to MEISGRIIQIMPEMNGTGRNGQWRKQEYILETAGTYPKKVCITVWGDSIDQFALKQGDQVNASIDIESREYNGRWYTDVKAWKIEKVGGAGAASAQTNTKSAVPDVTSFSDESADDILPF from the coding sequence ATGGAAATAAGTGGAAGAATAATTCAAATCATGCCGGAAATGAATGGCACCGGTAGAAACGGTCAGTGGAGAAAACAGGAATATATTTTGGAAACAGCGGGTACTTATCCCAAAAAAGTGTGCATAACCGTTTGGGGAGACAGTATTGATCAGTTTGCCCTGAAGCAAGGGGATCAGGTAAATGCCTCTATTGACATTGAAAGCAGAGAATATAATGGAAGATGGTACACCGATGTAAAAGCCTGGAAAATCGAAAAAGTGGGTGGTGCAGGTGCTGCTTCAGCCCAAACTAATACCAAAAGCGCTGTTCCGGATGTCACCAGTTTCTCTGATGAAAGTGCAGATGACATCCTTCCCTTCTGA
- a CDS encoding RNA polymerase sigma factor, with translation MSKKLGPKDSELISQYRNGNETAFEKLVDRYKSRVYTTIYLIVKDQGVAEDLLQDVFVKVIHTLSADGYNEEGKFQPWLMRIAHNLAIDYFRKTKRYPTIVMEDGENLFNTLKFAENNIEDHKVKEDTLELVRRLIDELPETQKQVLIMRHYMDMSFQEIAEQTGVSINTALGRMRYALINMRKKMKQLNFAYDKTFYPK, from the coding sequence ATGAGTAAAAAGTTAGGTCCTAAGGACTCTGAACTGATTTCACAGTACAGAAACGGTAATGAGACCGCATTTGAAAAATTGGTAGATCGCTATAAATCAAGGGTTTATACCACCATCTACCTAATTGTAAAAGACCAAGGTGTAGCTGAGGATTTGTTACAGGACGTTTTTGTCAAGGTAATACATACCTTAAGCGCAGATGGCTACAACGAAGAGGGAAAATTTCAGCCATGGTTGATGCGCATTGCGCACAATCTTGCAATTGATTATTTCAGAAAGACCAAGCGCTATCCAACCATCGTGATGGAGGATGGAGAAAACTTGTTCAACACACTGAAATTTGCTGAAAACAACATTGAAGACCATAAAGTCAAGGAAGACACCCTTGAATTGGTCCGCAGGCTCATAGATGAGCTACCTGAAACTCAAAAGCAGGTACTTATTATGAGGCATTACATGGATATGAGTTTTCAGGAAATTGCCGAGCAGACCGGCGTGAGCATCAATACAGCTTTAGGAAGGATGCGTTACGCACTGATCAACATGAGAAAGAAAATGAAACAATTAAATTTTGCCTATGACAAAACCTTTTACCCCAAATGA
- a CDS encoding alpha/beta hydrolase produces MMKQGFGLQYFSKTIFLLGFIFIFSCGEDKVDNPIPDPRIPLELIDLSYGTDSRQKMDVYLPANRTRQNTKVLIWIHGGAWIDGDKAEFRDFKPWFEAVQQDYAYISLNYRLFNAITGANPFPSQEEDIERAMDFIRSKLQEWNVSEKVVLAGGSAGGHLSLLHSYKNNDGLVKVAVGIFPPTDLLTLGNGNPLIEFLLRNLIGDPIIDRVRYVNGSPVNFIQPNAVPTAFFHGDRDDIVPIAQSYLLEERLRENGVPKAFKYYPGLGHGFTEPIYREIIQITENFIRQHL; encoded by the coding sequence ATGATGAAGCAAGGTTTTGGGTTACAGTATTTTTCAAAAACAATATTTTTATTAGGGTTCATTTTTATTTTCTCCTGCGGGGAAGATAAAGTGGATAATCCTATCCCGGACCCAAGAATTCCCTTGGAGCTGATAGATTTATCCTACGGGACAGATAGCCGTCAGAAAATGGATGTTTATTTGCCGGCCAATAGGACAAGACAAAATACCAAGGTATTGATATGGATCCATGGTGGAGCCTGGATTGACGGGGATAAAGCCGAGTTTAGAGATTTCAAGCCTTGGTTTGAGGCTGTACAGCAGGATTATGCCTACATCTCTTTGAACTATCGTCTATTCAATGCCATCACCGGAGCAAATCCTTTTCCCAGTCAGGAAGAGGACATTGAAAGAGCCATGGACTTTATCCGCTCCAAACTTCAGGAATGGAATGTTTCCGAAAAGGTAGTCTTGGCCGGAGGGAGTGCAGGTGGCCATTTAAGTCTGTTACACAGTTATAAAAACAATGATGGATTGGTTAAAGTTGCTGTAGGCATTTTTCCTCCTACGGATTTGCTCACCTTAGGCAATGGCAATCCCCTGATTGAATTTTTACTGAGGAACCTGATCGGTGATCCCATTATTGACAGGGTACGGTACGTAAATGGTTCTCCGGTCAATTTTATTCAACCCAATGCTGTGCCTACGGCATTTTTTCATGGAGACCGGGATGATATTGTTCCCATAGCGCAGAGCTATTTGTTGGAAGAGAGGCTTAGGGAAAATGGTGTTCCTAAAGCTTTTAAGTATTATCCGGGATTGGGGCATGGGTTTACAGAACCGATTTACAGAGAGATCATTCAAATCACTGAGAATTTTATCAGGCAGCATTTATAA